A segment of the Cinclus cinclus chromosome 3, bCinCin1.1, whole genome shotgun sequence genome:
AAAGAAGAGATCCCTACACAcaccattcccatttttttcccacaggatTTGCCTTCCCATCCTCAAACTTGGGAAAATGTCCACCAGGAATCCAGCGTGGCAGTGGCACATCAAGAATTCCAGCCACTGCCAAGGAGGGaccagggattttgggataatgAGCTCACTGAGCTTCTCCCAGCTGGCCGAGGCTGGATTGTGAATTCTGGGATAACTGACCTTAGCATTCAGCTCATCCACGATGAAGTGGCACAGGGCAGCTTTGAAGAAATATTCCTTGGCGCTGTACTTGAGCAAAGGGTTATCCATCGTGTTTGTTCCCacctggacaaaaaaaaaaaaacaaacatggaaTAAAAGGGgtcaagaaagaaaagcctggaTTCAACCTATTCAAATTCCAACCTGAGGCACTGAGGACTGGGAATAAAAGGTGTGGAAAAACTGCCAAAAAGCTGTTGGGAAGCAAGGAGGTTTTGAACTCATCCCAAGGGAAGTCAGATCCCACCAGGCAGGTCTCTGGTCGatgaggaaatggaaaaatgcatCCATTTGGGAAaaaactgctccagcatgaaCCCTCTGGAAGTGCCAAGCGGCACTGCTGGTATTCCCAGGTAAATATCCAACCAGGGCAGAGCTGATAAATCCAGGAGGGAATTTTCTGCCAAAGGGTGTTGTACATACATTCAAAGGGTAATTTTGATGGATTTCTTTTCCTAGTAACCCTGAAAAAtcatggatgtggcacttggggacacttGGCCATGCTGGGGGAACAGTGGGACTCTGACCTCAGAGAGCttctccaacctaaacaattcccTGATTCTGGCAGTTCTGccaacccccccccccgtgccgtTTTCCTTGGGAAGAGGTGCCATTCCCATGGGATTTGGCAGCTGACCTGCTCGTAGATCTCGATGGCTTTCTGGTACTGCTCCAGCTGCGCTGCGTACGCTGCCACCTTCAGCAGACACTTGTTGGCCGAGCTGCAACCACATCCTGAAAATCAGGACCTGAATCCTGGGAATTCACCAGCCCACACCCACCACCCCTTCCCAGAGAGTAAAGTGGGAACCCACAGCTGGGATTTAGAGGAATTCTCATGGAATAGCCCAAATTAGAAGTGTGCTGGTTCTGGGTGTGTCTGGGATgaatccctgctccagcccttcccgCTGATCCCAAGGACTTGCCTGTTGGATTCTTCTCCCTTGTAATAATCTGCAGCCTGCTCGTAGTGTGCGATGGCCTGGGGACAGAAATGTGGGATCAGTCATCATTCCCATGATAAAGCACCCCAGGGGACAGCACTGGCActcagggagagagagagagagaggatcCAACAGAGCAGAGCCAAGGAAGGACATCCTTGCCTGGAAAAGAACCCCTAAAACCCCATCCAGTTTTATCCTGCAAAATTCCAGTAGGAGATCTGCAGCCGGATTCCTGCTCAGGGAGCGTGGAAGTGGGAATGAGGGAATCAGTGGTGATGTGGGAActaaaaatgacagaaaatggcTCCGTGACATTCCCAAAGCACTTTTCTAACGGAAAATACCGAGGTGGATTCTCACTGGAACactgagccagtgctgctggcacagggacacaccaGAGGCTTGGAAATGCTCCATGGAAGCCTCCAGGCTGGGAAAACCATTGTAACTCCAACTCAGGGCTGGAATGCACCTACACCATGGGATGGGAGACAGGAATTCTCGAGCTCAGGGCAAGGAAATCccaggaatggtttgggttggaaggttGTTCACCTCCACCGAGGGAACaactcccactatcccaggccACTCTGGAGCTTGGCAtccaacacttccagggacgcGGCCAAGAGGTCCAAGAGGAAACCAGAGGTTTCCTGGGAAAGCTGCGCTGATGACGTCCCCACCGTCCCCTGACCTTCTCGATGTCCACCAGCTCGGCCTCGTAGATCTCGGCGATGGTGATGTGGTGCTTGGCGGCGATGGTGAAACGGCCCTGGGGGCGGGAAGGGAGTGGGATGAGGTGAGGAGCGGCGCTCCCGGGAAGCCGCGCGGCACTCCCGGCAGTGGGAATGGCCTTACCATGTCCGTGTAGATATCGATGGCTGCATTTAAGCAGTTGATGGCCTCTGCAGCATGTGTGAGAGACAACAGCGTCAGCCACGccccccttcccaaatcccacccgGCAGGGAATATCTACCCACAGTGAGGGCTCTGGAAcgagcccagccccagcacccccagcaaTTCCCAAAGGGAATAAACACCAGGATGACCTAACCCCGAGTTTGTTGGCTGCATCCCCCCATCGGAGCAAACTTCAAGGGATCGGCTCCAAAACgctgctgttttccagggaatttGGGAGTTTCACCACTCTCAAAGGGTGTTAGCCACCCTAAGTTTGTTCCCATGTCTTTTGGGATAATGCTGGTGGGAGGTGGGGGATTTATTCCCAGATCTATCCAGGGAAAAGTGGATTGGAGATTTTcccaaaaatcaaaacccaGATCCTTTATTCTCATCCCACCAAAGGCCAGGACTGGGGAAAGCcttggggacacagcaggaattCCACTGGGAACCAGCCCACTGCCTgaagccattcctcaggaagccaTTCCCTAAAGCCAAGCCAAACCAAGATGGAAGCTGCCAAAAGTCCCAACACCCTGcagcatcccaaaatcccaacaaacACCAAGAGGAGATGACAGGATATCGCTGAcctcctgcagcatcccaaaGCTCCTTGTGGAAAAGCAAGAGTGCACCTCTGCCACCTCTGCTGGGAACAATCCCAGATTCCACTGCCTTACCTTGAGGATCCGCTTTTTTGTAGGCATTCCCGGCATCCACGAAGCTGGTGGCTGAGTCGTGCTTGCTCTGGAGCTGCATGTGCAGCTTGGCTGCCTGGCAAAAGGCATTTCCTGCCGCTGGAAAAGAAGGAATACCGATCCCGTAAATCCTGGGAATGTGCTGCTTCCAGGACCGAGAGGGATTTAGGGATGAGAGCTTCCCAagcagcatcaccagctggcattttaaaattcctcCAAGATCCTTCAGCTCACTGCCTTTGTCCACTCTCCCAGTATTTAAATAGGAATTGGGTGAACATAGAGACCACCCCCCACTGGAATAATTCACAGCAAGACGTTTGGGATCACCCACACCCCCCTCCCAATCCCAGGATTTGGACTCACCACTCCAGTTTTTGGCGATCTTGAACATGTTGGCAGCCCTGGTATACATCTCACAGGCCTCCTCCACCCGGGTGTTGCCCCTGGAATGCAGGAGGAATGCTCCTGAGGCTGGGCCAGGAGGGAACACAGCTCCAGGGCCAATATTTGGATTAGGAATCCCAGTCTCTCTAGGCTCTGTGAGGCTGATCCCACCCCTCAGTGTGAGAACACTGAAAGAGGAATGCTGGACCTGGGGGCTCTCCTGGGATTCCGAGATGCCAAAGGTCAGATGTTTGGTaaggaaatgcaaatttttcacggaaatcccagaaaaaaagagactCAAGGGGGACCTCCTTGTTCTTCataactccctgacaggagccAGGTGGGAtcaagctctgctcccagattaaaaaaaaaaaaggaatcccGGAATCCTTAAGGTTGGAAAATCCCTCCAGCCCATGAATCCAacatttcccccaaaatccacgtCCCCAAGTACCACATCCTCACTGCTCTTAAATCGACCTCACAAGAGGcattattccattttcttttccatcccttgggaattctggaacttttcttccctccctctctgaCTCTGGCAGCTAAGCACTGTTGGTTTGGAAGCACAGGCGGGATTTTTGGATCCCTCCTTGCCCTTGGAAGAAGCCTCTGGCACGAGCCAAAGCCCAGTGGAGGCTGCACTGAGGAATGCTACATCCAGAGAGGCCTCTGGAACAGGACAGGTCCCAGCCCtttaatcccaaaaaaattagaaataaaggAATATTTCCTTCCACAACAGCGCTTGTGAGAGGTGATGGAGCAATTCCAGGAATagctcagctgggaagaagTAATTTGGCTGGCACTGTGAGGCCTGGACATCCCATTTGCCAGGGAATATGCCAAGAGCCGAGTCACCTCcacccccccccttttttttttttttttgactccGTTTTTAGccctggaaattaaaaattcccATCTCGAAATCTCTGCCCATTCCCTCCAAGGATTTTCAGGAATTTGCTCTCCGGATTATGCCCCAGGAACGGGCCCTGACTGATTAATCTGCCAGAGGCCTGAGAGgaatttctatttaaaacttGTGGATTTTAGGGCGGCCGCAGCCGATTTTTCCGGGCTGATGGATAAAAAAAACTCCCGGCCTTCACAGAGCATCGCTCTGGGGATgttctttccttaaaaaaaaactaaggaAAAGCAGGAGTGAGGTGGCCAAACCACCCCGTTTTagggagcctggagcagccaggccCAGGGAAAAGGATGCTCTGCCATTTTCAGTGATAACGCCGGTCGCAGCGCCGGAGTTCCCGGGAATTTCGGGAGAGCCCATCCCTGCCAGGGCGAGATGATTCCCGCCGGGATAAGGCCAGGAGGAGCGGATGAAGGAAGGGACAGGAGCCGCAGAGGCCTCTGTCACATCCCTGTGGCCATGGATGGCCAGGAGCGGCTGCTCCAGGGGGATCCGGGTTTGGATCGGGATGGgagggctcctggcagggataAGGAAGACCCTCACCCACAGTGGGAGGCAGGAGTtgggaaaaagggggaagaggtCGGGAAGGAGAGGATGGAGGAAATGGGGAAGGGGGGCAGGAAacagggagggggggggggacgaAGGAGTTGTGGAAGGAAGGGACGGAAGAGGTagggaaggaagggatggaAGAGACGGGAGGGGGGCgatccaggagctgggaatgggggtgtgaaggggctggagaaggggATCCAAGAGCCGGGGAactggggggggcggggaggtGGAGATGCAGGACATGGGCAGggggatgcgggatgcgggaGCCGCTCACCCGAAGAGCCCCCGCAGGAAGGAGTGCGAGCCCTTGACCCGCTTCTCGGCCTCCGCCATCAGCTGCACGGCCTCCCGCTCCTTGCCGGCGCTGTCCATGGCTCCtcgtgtttttttttcctgcttttcctgctccccgtgctcctcctcctccgccgcGGCACCgggagcgcggcggggcggggcgcgcgCAGGATGCGGGATATGCGCGAGATGCGGGATCCGACGGGATGTGGGATCCGGCTCCTCCCGGCGGGTGCGACGGGAGCCGCGCAGCCGCGGCCCCTTGGGTTATTCCCGAAGGGGGATTCCTTCAGGAGCTGACGCCGAAAGATGGCTTGTGCTTGATGATGTTGAAGGGAATGGGAGCGGGATCCCAGCTTAGTGCTGGAGGTGGGATCTGTGTCGGGTCAATCCTTGTCCTGAAGGTTATTTATGTGTCAGTGTTTCCAGGGAATTACCTCACCTGTAAGGCAGGAGAGATGAAGCTCAGATTCCCGGGGAGGTGGGCTACGCTTTCCTGGGAAAATTCCACACGAAGGATAATCAGGAGGAGGGTCACCTGTGTCCTGCCCCCGTTACCAGAGCGTGCATTTGGGTTGTTCAAAAACGCCCCTGGAAGGGGTGAGCCCTGTACGGGGAAAACCGGGACATTCCTGCCTGATCTCTCCCTTGCGCACCCGGGCCGAGGGAATCCCATAACCCTGAACCCGCCGAACTACAATTCCCGGCGCGCGCCGCCGTCGGCGCGCTGCGTGACGTCATCTCCCCGCGCCTGCTGTCTCTATGGCGACGCTGGTGCATCTCGGCGTCGCTCCCATGGGAACGTCCCTCATGGCGTCCCGGGAACCCCGGGAACCGGGGAAAAAAGACCCGGCGCTACCCCTGGCTCCGCTGTCCCGGATCCCTCCCTGTGAGGGAATGCCGGCTCTGCAGTGCCGGGAACACCCCGTGATGATCCCCCGGGAAAGGAAATCCCGGCTCcggtgtcccaggaattccaagTGAGTGGCCTGGTTTCAGGGCTGGGCGAAATAAAAGCCGAGAGCGTTTCCTAAGACAGGCACTGCCACCCCCATCCGAGCTCGTTGGGAAAACCGGGAACTGTTCCACTCTGGATACCAATTAATCCCAggggtttttcccttt
Coding sequences within it:
- the NAPB gene encoding beta-soluble NSF attachment protein isoform X1, encoding MDSAGKEREAVQLMAEAEKRVKGSHSFLRGLFGGNTRVEEACEMYTRAANMFKIAKNWSAAGNAFCQAAKLHMQLQSKHDSATSFVDAGNAYKKADPQEAINCLNAAIDIYTDMGRFTIAAKHHITIAEIYEAELVDIEKAIAHYEQAADYYKGEESNSSANKCLLKVAAYAAQLEQYQKAIEIYEQVGTNTMDNPLLKYSAKEYFFKAALCHFIVDELNAKLALEKYEEMFPAFTDSRECKLLKKLLEAHEEQNSEAYTEAVKEFDSISRLDQWLTTMLLRIKKTIQGEGDGDLK
- the NAPB gene encoding beta-soluble NSF attachment protein isoform X4, which encodes MPFARQPSCTCSSRASTTQPPASWMPGMPTKKRILKGRFTIAAKHHITIAEIYEAELVDIEKAIAHYEQAADYYKGEESNSSANKCLLKVAAYAAQLEQYQKAIEIYEQVGTNTMDNPLLKYSAKEYFFKAALCHFIVDELNAKLALEKYEEMFPAFTDSRECKLLKKLLEAHEEQNSEAYTEAVKEFDSISRLDQWLTTMLLRIKKTIQGEGDGDLK
- the NAPB gene encoding beta-soluble NSF attachment protein isoform X2; this encodes MDSAGKEREAVQLMAEAEKRVKGSHSFLRGLFGGNTRVEEACEMYTRAANMFKIAKNWSAAGNAFCQAAKLHMQLQSKHDSATSFVDAGNAYKKADPQEAINCLNAAIDIYTDMGRFTIAAKHHITIAEIYEAELVDIEKAIAHYEQAADYYKGEESNSSANKCLLKVAAYAAQLEQYQKAIEIYEQVGTNTMDNPLLKYSAKEYFFKAALCHFIVDELNAKKLLEAHEEQNSEAYTEAVKEFDSISRLDQWLTTMLLRIKKTIQGEGDGDLK
- the NAPB gene encoding beta-soluble NSF attachment protein isoform X3, which encodes MDSAGKEREAVQLMAEAEKRVKGSHSFLRGLFGGNTRVEEACEMYTRAANMFKIAKNWSEAINCLNAAIDIYTDMGRFTIAAKHHITIAEIYEAELVDIEKAIAHYEQAADYYKGEESNSSANKCLLKVAAYAAQLEQYQKAIEIYEQVGTNTMDNPLLKYSAKEYFFKAALCHFIVDELNAKLALEKYEEMFPAFTDSRECKLLKKLLEAHEEQNSEAYTEAVKEFDSISRLDQWLTTMLLRIKKTIQGEGDGDLK